A window of the Proteus terrae subsp. cibarius genome harbors these coding sequences:
- the helD gene encoding DNA helicase IV has protein sequence MELKSTPMGQRLAQHPYNRVKLLNAGIEVSGEKHQYLIPFNELINIFCKKGIVWGELEFLLPEDKVVRLHGTDWEETQQFYRYLYQTWQNWSKEMSEISAQVLEKQLHNINEITQSNRWIKQSKLSEIQQSIKESFSAIPLPLERLTQFDNCQTLYQQCLEWLKQGETLINKENSAWVTQILSEHAEFFNTIESSPLNESQCRAVINGEENILVLAGAGSGKTSVLVARAGWLLRRQLAQPAQILLLAFGRKAAQEMNERLSSRLNADIMAKTFHALALSIIQQATKKQPKISELETNSEKRRSLLLGEWREQCQQKKAQAKGWREWLSQEFEWDIPDGEFWHDKKLENQVVVRLERWVGLLRMHGGSQKSLIESVQPEYTEAFKKYLKLLSPLLKAWKTALKEEEAIDFSGLLHQAINLIEKGRFISPWKHILVDEFQDISPLRASLLTALKQQNKQTSLFAVGDDWQAIYRFSGAELLLTTSFHRSFGEGAECALDTTYRFNDTIGNIANTFIQQNPTQLSKPLNSLVKGNKKSVALLSDDQLENLLNKMSGYVEENETILLLARYHYLKPELLKKAKTRWPKLDLQFMTFHASKGQQADYVIILGLQEGKDGFPAPARESIIELALLPSVEDYPNAEERRLMYVALTRAKKQVWLLFNKQQPSCFVSELKSQGVPIQRKP, from the coding sequence ATGGAACTGAAATCCACCCCGATGGGACAACGTTTAGCACAACATCCTTATAATAGAGTCAAATTGTTAAATGCAGGTATTGAAGTCAGTGGTGAAAAACATCAGTATTTAATTCCTTTTAACGAATTGATTAATATTTTTTGTAAAAAAGGGATTGTGTGGGGGGAATTAGAATTCTTATTGCCTGAAGATAAAGTTGTTCGATTACATGGAACAGACTGGGAAGAAACTCAGCAGTTTTATCGTTATCTTTATCAAACATGGCAAAATTGGAGCAAAGAAATGAGCGAAATAAGTGCTCAGGTTCTTGAGAAACAGCTCCATAATATTAATGAAATCACTCAATCAAATAGATGGATAAAACAGTCTAAATTGAGTGAAATTCAACAATCTATCAAAGAAAGCTTTTCTGCTATTCCTCTTCCTCTTGAACGCCTTACTCAATTTGATAATTGCCAAACACTTTACCAGCAATGTTTGGAATGGCTAAAGCAAGGTGAAACACTTATTAATAAAGAAAACTCTGCATGGGTAACTCAAATATTAAGTGAACATGCGGAATTTTTTAATACGATTGAATCATCACCATTAAATGAATCACAATGTCGAGCCGTAATTAATGGTGAAGAAAATATCCTTGTTCTAGCGGGTGCGGGAAGTGGTAAAACATCAGTATTAGTCGCGAGAGCAGGTTGGTTATTACGTCGTCAGTTAGCGCAACCTGCTCAAATTTTATTGCTTGCTTTTGGGCGTAAAGCTGCACAAGAAATGAATGAAAGACTTTCTAGTCGTTTAAATGCCGATATTATGGCAAAAACATTTCATGCACTAGCATTATCCATTATTCAACAAGCGACAAAAAAGCAACCTAAAATTAGTGAGCTTGAAACAAATAGTGAAAAAAGAAGATCTCTATTATTAGGTGAATGGCGAGAGCAGTGCCAACAGAAAAAAGCACAAGCAAAAGGGTGGCGAGAGTGGTTATCTCAAGAATTTGAATGGGATATCCCCGACGGTGAGTTTTGGCATGATAAAAAATTAGAAAACCAAGTTGTTGTAAGATTAGAGCGTTGGGTTGGTTTATTAAGAATGCACGGTGGTAGCCAAAAATCTCTGATCGAAAGTGTACAGCCTGAATATACAGAAGCCTTTAAAAAATATTTAAAATTATTATCACCATTATTAAAAGCTTGGAAAACGGCATTAAAAGAAGAAGAAGCGATCGACTTTTCGGGCTTATTACATCAAGCTATTAATCTGATTGAAAAAGGGCGTTTTATTAGCCCATGGAAACATATTCTTGTTGATGAATTCCAAGATATTTCACCCTTAAGAGCTTCATTATTAACGGCATTAAAACAGCAAAATAAACAAACATCTCTATTTGCCGTGGGCGATGATTGGCAAGCCATTTATCGTTTTAGTGGCGCAGAATTATTATTAACGACTTCTTTTCATCGCTCTTTTGGCGAAGGTGCTGAATGCGCACTAGATACGACTTATCGTTTTAATGACACGATAGGAAATATTGCCAATACGTTTATTCAACAAAACCCAACTCAATTATCTAAGCCTTTAAATAGCTTAGTGAAAGGTAATAAAAAGTCAGTTGCACTGTTATCTGACGATCAACTTGAAAATTTACTAAATAAAATGAGTGGTTATGTAGAAGAAAATGAAACTATTCTTTTACTCGCTCGTTATCACTATTTAAAACCAGAATTATTAAAAAAAGCAAAAACACGTTGGCCTAAATTAGACCTACAATTTATGACTTTTCATGCTTCAAAAGGGCAACAAGCGGATTACGTTATTATTTTAGGTTTACAAGAAGGTAAAGATGGTTTTCCAGCACCGGCAAGAGAATCGATTATTGAATTGGCATTACTGCCTAGTGTTGAAGATTATCCTAATGCAGAAGAACGACGTTTAATGTATGTCGCTTTAACAAGAGCAAAAAAACAAGTATGGCTATTATTTAATAAACAACAGCCATCTTGTTTTGTTTCAGAGCTAAAATCTCAAGGTGTTCCTATACAGCGAAAACCTTAG
- a CDS encoding methylglyoxal synthase: MEQIDRTLLKEKNIALVAHDHCKSSLLEWVENNREQLSLHKLFATGTTGNLINHHTGLTVTQMLSGPMGGDQQIGAMIAEKKIDIMIFFWDPLNAVPHDPDVKALLRLATVWNIPVATNRATANFLISSPLFSQESTIKIPDYEGYLKERLK; this comes from the coding sequence ATGGAACAAATTGACCGCACGCTCTTAAAAGAAAAGAATATCGCGCTTGTTGCCCATGACCACTGTAAAAGCTCATTACTGGAATGGGTTGAAAATAATCGTGAACAACTGTCTCTACACAAGTTATTTGCAACAGGAACTACTGGTAATTTAATTAATCACCACACTGGCCTTACTGTTACTCAAATGCTAAGTGGCCCAATGGGCGGCGACCAACAAATAGGTGCAATGATCGCCGAAAAGAAAATTGATATTATGATTTTCTTTTGGGATCCATTAAATGCCGTTCCACACGATCCAGATGTTAAAGCTCTTCTACGCTTAGCTACAGTCTGGAACATCCCAGTCGCAACAAATCGTGCAACTGCGAACTTTTTAATTTCATCACCTCTCTTTTCACAAGAATCTACAATTAAAATTCCAGATTACGAAGGTTATTTAAAAGAGAGATTAAAATAA
- a CDS encoding CoA-binding protein, with the protein MVDSDIYDILRSVKTIALVGASNKEDRPSYKVMKFLLEQGYDVIPVNPGMSGQTLLGQQCYASLKDIPVAVDMVDVFRQSDVALEIAKEAIEIKAKVLWLQIGVINEEAKDLAEDAGLRVVMDRCPKKEIEAHGLPW; encoded by the coding sequence ATGGTGGATTCAGACATTTATGACATTTTAAGAAGCGTTAAGACCATTGCGCTTGTTGGTGCGAGTAATAAAGAAGATCGCCCAAGCTATAAAGTCATGAAATTCCTATTAGAACAAGGCTATGATGTTATTCCTGTTAATCCAGGTATGTCAGGGCAAACCTTATTGGGGCAACAATGTTATGCTTCATTAAAAGATATCCCTGTTGCTGTTGATATGGTTGATGTTTTTCGTCAATCTGATGTTGCATTAGAAATTGCAAAAGAAGCAATTGAAATTAAAGCCAAAGTATTATGGTTGCAAATTGGTGTTATTAATGAAGAGGCTAAAGATTTAGCTGAAGATGCAGGTTTACGTGTGGTAATGGATCGCTGCCCTAAAAAAGAAATTGAAGCGCATGGCCTTCCTTGGTAA
- the hspQ gene encoding heat shock protein HspQ: protein MMTASKFGIGQQVRHKLLGYLGVVVDVDAEYSLDQPNEDDIASNVTLRAAPWYHVVMEDDEGQPVHTYLAEAQITYEVSDEHLDNDSLDELSQSIRSQLQAPRLRN from the coding sequence ATGATGACCGCCAGCAAATTTGGGATAGGACAGCAAGTTAGACATAAATTACTCGGCTACTTAGGCGTTGTTGTCGATGTGGATGCTGAATATTCCCTTGATCAACCTAATGAGGATGATATTGCATCTAATGTGACCTTGCGAGCAGCACCTTGGTACCATGTTGTGATGGAAGATGATGAAGGACAACCCGTTCATACTTATCTTGCTGAAGCGCAGATAACTTATGAAGTTTCAGATGAACACTTAGATAATGACTCATTGGATGAGTTATCACAGTCAATTCGTAGCCAATTACAGGCACCACGATTAAGAAATTAA
- a CDS encoding acylphosphatase — translation MKIGREYIIQGRVQGVGFRFFTYQWMKKQPITGYVWNRDDGSVGVKAFAEENALKEFEDWLEAGGPRSAKITFWSATSCEYEKMADFSIHHYE, via the coding sequence ATGAAAATCGGTAGAGAATATATTATTCAAGGGCGAGTTCAAGGTGTTGGTTTTCGTTTTTTTACTTATCAATGGATGAAAAAACAACCAATAACAGGATATGTTTGGAATCGTGATGATGGTAGCGTGGGAGTAAAGGCTTTCGCGGAAGAAAATGCGTTAAAAGAATTTGAGGATTGGTTAGAAGCTGGTGGCCCAAGAAGTGCAAAAATTACATTTTGGTCAGCAACATCTTGTGAATATGAAAAAATGGCAGACTTTTCAATCCACCATTATGAGTAA
- the tusE gene encoding sulfurtransferase TusE, with protein MFVFNGKEIETDSHGYLKNSNEWNEDMVPTLAELEEIELTEQHWEIIRFVRQFYLEFNTSPAIRMLVKALAQKYGDEKGNSRYLYRLFPKGPAKQATKLAGLPKPVKCI; from the coding sequence ATGTTTGTATTTAACGGAAAAGAAATCGAGACAGATAGTCACGGTTATTTAAAAAATAGCAATGAGTGGAATGAAGATATGGTTCCAACATTAGCTGAACTAGAAGAAATTGAGCTTACAGAACAACATTGGGAGATTATCCGTTTTGTTCGCCAATTTTATTTAGAATTTAATACCTCTCCTGCTATTCGTATGCTAGTAAAAGCACTTGCACAAAAATATGGCGATGAAAAAGGGAATAGCCGTTATCTTTATCGTTTATTTCCTAAAGGCCCTGCAAAACAAGCTACAAAACTTGCCGGTTTACCAAAACCCGTTAAATGTATTTAA
- a CDS encoding tyrosine-type recombinase/integrase: MKLTVKQVDSSKPKEKDYKLFDGGGLYLLVTKSGSKYWRLKYRIDGKEKVLAIGVYPTITLAEARKKRDDAKRQLSDGVDPNKIKKDKKRDSKFDGSNTFKSIALEWYEGRKDRWSEGYRNDMMEAFENDVFPYIGDRPIAEIKPLELLEVLSIMEKRGVTEKLKKVRQRCGEVWKYAIITGRAEYNPAPDLASAFIPHQRENYPYLLADELPEFLSSVDKYQGSQIVRTALNILMLTGLRPGELRKSEWSFIDFESRTWKLPERIMKMGRVHVVPMSDQVISLLRQIQPISGDYQYIFPSRTNHKKHLSEMAINTMIGRMGYRGRATGHGFRHTMSTILHEKGFNTAWIELQLAHVDKNSIRGTYNHALYFEGRREMMQWYADYIDELRSKKK; encoded by the coding sequence ATGAAACTAACAGTTAAGCAAGTTGATAGCAGTAAGCCAAAAGAAAAGGACTACAAACTATTCGATGGAGGAGGTTTATATCTATTAGTTACAAAATCAGGAAGTAAATATTGGAGATTAAAATACCGTATAGATGGCAAAGAAAAAGTTTTAGCTATCGGTGTCTACCCAACGATAACTCTCGCGGAAGCCAGAAAGAAAAGGGATGACGCAAAACGGCAGTTATCTGATGGTGTTGATCCTAACAAGATAAAGAAGGATAAGAAAAGGGATTCAAAGTTTGATGGAAGCAATACGTTTAAAAGCATTGCTCTAGAGTGGTATGAGGGAAGAAAAGACCGATGGTCTGAAGGTTACCGCAATGACATGATGGAAGCATTTGAAAATGATGTTTTCCCATATATTGGAGATCGCCCAATAGCAGAGATTAAACCTCTCGAATTGCTTGAGGTGCTTTCGATAATGGAAAAGCGTGGCGTTACAGAGAAATTAAAAAAAGTTCGTCAGCGCTGTGGTGAGGTTTGGAAATATGCCATCATAACTGGACGAGCTGAATATAATCCCGCCCCAGATTTAGCTAGTGCGTTTATTCCACATCAACGAGAAAACTATCCGTACTTATTAGCTGATGAATTGCCTGAGTTTTTATCTTCGGTAGACAAGTATCAAGGAAGTCAGATCGTAAGAACTGCATTAAACATCTTAATGCTCACCGGTTTAAGACCAGGGGAGCTAAGAAAATCAGAATGGTCATTTATCGACTTTGAAAGCAGAACATGGAAACTGCCAGAAAGAATCATGAAGATGGGGAGAGTGCATGTGGTGCCAATGTCAGATCAGGTGATTTCTTTACTGCGTCAAATACAGCCAATAAGTGGCGATTATCAGTATATTTTCCCTAGCCGAACGAATCATAAGAAACATCTGTCTGAAATGGCGATAAATACAATGATTGGCAGAATGGGTTATAGAGGAAGGGCTACTGGTCACGGCTTTAGACACACCATGAGTACAATATTGCATGAGAAAGGATTTAATACAGCGTGGATAGAGTTACAACTTGCTCATGTTGATAAAAACTCTATCCGTGGTACTTATAACCATGCACTGTATTTTGAGGGGAGAAGGGAAATGATGCAGTGGTATGCTGATTATATAGACGAGCTGAGAAGTAAAAAGAAATAA
- a CDS encoding helix-turn-helix transcriptional regulator, which produces MEYKLLRLDEVLDRTGYSKSWTYKLIDKGEFPKQVKIGSRSVRFIESEVDEWIEQRINNARCPDNTIN; this is translated from the coding sequence ATGGAATATAAACTATTACGCTTGGATGAAGTTTTAGATAGAACAGGATATAGCAAGTCATGGACTTACAAATTAATAGATAAAGGAGAGTTTCCAAAGCAGGTAAAAATAGGATCTCGCTCAGTTCGTTTTATTGAAAGTGAAGTAGATGAATGGATAGAGCAACGAATCAATAATGCTCGTTGCCCTGATAATACCATCAATTGA
- a CDS encoding TraR/DksA C4-type zinc finger protein, which translates to MDIIDSANEINELHIQTSLSNRKPAIKSHNGMCIWCHEETVAPNSAYCSKDCGDDHEQYKRKNG; encoded by the coding sequence ATGGATATTATTGACTCAGCAAATGAAATAAACGAATTACATATTCAAACATCATTATCAAATCGTAAACCAGCAATTAAATCTCATAACGGAATGTGTATTTGGTGTCACGAAGAAACGGTTGCACCTAATAGTGCATATTGCAGTAAAGATTGTGGTGATGATCATGAGCAATATAAACGGAAGAATGGATAG
- a CDS encoding MT-A70 family methyltransferase: protein MKKYDLILCDPPWSYNNKVSNGAADNHYNTTDLYSLSRLPIEKHSSKNAVLFIWYTGNFALEAIKLAEAWDFKVKNMFGFAWVKLNKNAENRINKKPPEDFFDFMEILNNETKINCGNYTRQNIEMCLIATRGNGLPRKSASVRQVIYSCLGEHSEKPKEIHYRLEELYGDVPRLELFAREKYGDWDVYGNQVEGSIKLI, encoded by the coding sequence ATGAAAAAATATGACTTGATATTGTGCGATCCACCTTGGTCTTACAATAACAAAGTTTCAAATGGCGCAGCAGATAATCATTACAACACCACAGATTTATATTCCCTCTCCCGATTACCAATAGAAAAACACTCCTCTAAAAATGCCGTACTATTTATATGGTACACAGGCAACTTTGCACTCGAAGCTATTAAACTAGCCGAAGCATGGGATTTTAAAGTTAAAAACATGTTCGGGTTCGCATGGGTGAAATTAAATAAAAATGCAGAAAATAGAATAAATAAAAAACCACCAGAAGATTTCTTTGACTTTATGGAAATATTAAACAATGAGACGAAGATTAATTGCGGTAATTACACCCGTCAAAATATTGAAATGTGTTTAATAGCCACAAGAGGTAATGGATTACCTCGTAAGTCTGCAAGTGTTAGGCAAGTTATTTATTCATGTCTTGGTGAGCATAGCGAAAAGCCAAAAGAAATACATTATAGGTTAGAAGAATTATACGGAGATGTTCCTCGACTCGAATTATTTGCACGAGAGAAATATGGTGATTGGGATGTATATGGCAACCAAGTAGAAGGAAGCATTAAATTAATATAG
- a CDS encoding phage protein NinX family protein encodes MSSYNKYTDLQINELVATRLKKKCLLTEESVLAYMDSGYRTFDPCNNPTDAMPIIIENKIGLSPMYHSNKWTADCLDYDFISVNKNPYRGAMEVFLMMKEAEDNK; translated from the coding sequence ATGAGTAGCTATAATAAATACACCGACCTTCAAATTAATGAATTGGTTGCGACAAGGTTAAAGAAGAAATGCTTATTAACAGAAGAATCTGTATTAGCTTATATGGATAGCGGCTATCGGACTTTCGATCCATGCAATAACCCTACTGACGCAATGCCGATTATTATTGAGAATAAAATAGGGTTATCACCAATGTACCATTCTAATAAATGGACAGCTGATTGCCTTGATTATGACTTCATCTCAGTAAATAAAAACCCATATCGTGGCGCTATGGAAGTATTCTTAATGATGAAAGAGGCGGAGGACAACAAATGA
- a CDS encoding ASCH domain-containing protein, which yields MKERGIIFNAEMVRAILDGRKTQTRRIVKNVMPDNGIWLKKPTKTRSGTTTHILDATKHNLCPLGKIGDRLYVREAFKAGVCTESTIAYKATHKPSDLEEGWYEEIKWTPSIHMPRRYSRITLEITNIRVERLNDISNDDAKSEGYWYGRGGGVPDKAITPSDQFPTLWEEIYGDGSWSSNPWVWVIEFKYIKK from the coding sequence ATGAAAGAGCGTGGAATTATTTTTAATGCAGAAATGGTGCGCGCTATTTTAGATGGGCGTAAAACTCAAACTCGTCGCATCGTTAAAAATGTAATGCCTGATAATGGAATATGGCTAAAGAAACCGACCAAAACAAGAAGTGGCACAACTACACATATATTGGATGCTACAAAACATAATTTGTGCCCCCTAGGTAAAATTGGTGATCGCCTTTATGTTCGTGAGGCATTTAAAGCTGGAGTATGCACTGAATCAACAATTGCATATAAAGCTACACATAAACCATCTGATTTAGAAGAAGGATGGTATGAAGAAATTAAGTGGACGCCATCTATACACATGCCTCGTAGATATTCGCGCATTACGTTAGAAATCACCAACATTCGTGTTGAGCGACTGAATGATATCAGTAACGATGATGCTAAATCTGAAGGTTATTGGTATGGGCGTGGAGGTGGAGTTCCCGATAAGGCTATTACACCTAGCGATCAATTTCCTACTTTATGGGAAGAAATATATGGAGATGGAAGTTGGTCATCTAACCCGTGGGTATGGGTGATTGAGTTTAAATACATAAAGAAGTAA
- the ssb gene encoding single-stranded DNA-binding protein: MASKGVNKVLLIGHLGQDPEMRYLPNGDAVTNITLATSDSWKDKQSGETKERVEWHRIVIFGKLAEIAGEYLRKGSQVYIEGQLQTRKWQDQNGQDRYSTEVVVNINGSMQMLGNNNQAGRQSPQQNQGWGQPQQPQKPAQHQAPQSQPPMDFQEDDIPFAPIGLPYPRHAIYVI, encoded by the coding sequence ATGGCAAGTAAAGGTGTAAACAAAGTCTTATTGATAGGACATCTAGGTCAAGATCCTGAAATGCGTTACCTCCCAAATGGCGATGCGGTCACTAATATTACATTAGCCACCAGCGATTCATGGAAAGATAAACAATCAGGTGAAACCAAGGAACGTGTTGAATGGCATAGAATTGTGATATTTGGAAAGCTCGCCGAAATTGCTGGCGAATATCTGCGTAAAGGATCACAAGTCTATATCGAAGGTCAATTACAAACACGTAAATGGCAAGATCAAAATGGACAAGATAGATACAGCACGGAAGTTGTAGTGAATATTAATGGTTCAATGCAAATGTTAGGTAACAACAATCAGGCAGGTAGGCAGAGTCCACAACAAAATCAAGGATGGGGTCAACCACAGCAACCACAGAAGCCAGCACAACATCAAGCACCACAGAGTCAACCACCAATGGATTTTCAAGAAGACGACATTCCATTCGCGCCAATTGGACTCCCCTACCCACGCCACGCTATTTATGTAATTTAA
- a CDS encoding ERF family protein, with protein MTAVYKAISNVAREMAETGIKKGSVNQQQGFMFRGIDAVYNALAPALVKHGLLILPRIIERTVTERQTQRGGLLFYVVVKAEFEFVSVEDGSKHTVVTYGEAMDSGDKATNKAMSIAYKYAAFQTFCIPTEETAIDADAEVHNVAPRTPDQILKDFTNSAMAITDLNILKKEFGETWKLLRKTPEQSKAKEVYNIRKSELEKM; from the coding sequence ATGACAGCTGTATACAAAGCTATTAGTAATGTTGCTAGAGAAATGGCTGAAACGGGCATTAAAAAAGGAAGTGTAAATCAACAACAAGGATTTATGTTCAGAGGAATTGACGCGGTATATAACGCTCTCGCTCCTGCTCTAGTTAAGCATGGGTTGCTTATTCTTCCACGGATCATTGAACGTACCGTCACGGAAAGACAAACACAAAGAGGTGGCTTGTTATTTTATGTCGTAGTGAAAGCTGAGTTTGAATTTGTTTCTGTTGAAGATGGAAGCAAACACACGGTTGTGACTTATGGTGAAGCAATGGATAGCGGAGACAAAGCCACAAATAAAGCCATGTCTATTGCATATAAATACGCAGCTTTCCAAACATTTTGTATACCAACTGAAGAAACGGCAATCGATGCGGATGCAGAAGTCCACAATGTAGCACCGAGAACACCAGATCAAATATTGAAAGATTTTACTAATTCAGCAATGGCTATTACAGATCTCAATATTTTGAAAAAAGAATTTGGTGAAACATGGAAGTTACTCAGAAAAACGCCTGAACAATCAAAAGCAAAGGAAGTATATAACATCAGAAAATCAGAATTGGAGAAGATGTAA
- a CDS encoding Nmad5 family putative nucleotide modification protein: MPRLTNSLKEIITQNALEKSGVIQQQKELDLEYNKLALEVRIEALGGESKAKDMDDLYRNAKEITEKLREQVDESIGIWYASDYQILASFGGMRLWLEYGRKENNDRVRLLTPCNSKCLFAADHPLSVKFSELEDKKHNITNKVINVKVNVAAALNTVTTVKRLLTIWPEAKELLPKDLEKASVQLPALKVEKLNEIIGLPAEEAA; the protein is encoded by the coding sequence ATGCCTCGTTTAACAAATAGCTTGAAAGAAATTATCACTCAAAATGCGTTAGAGAAATCTGGCGTTATTCAGCAACAAAAAGAATTAGACCTAGAATATAACAAGCTGGCTTTAGAGGTTCGCATTGAAGCGCTTGGTGGTGAAAGTAAAGCCAAAGACATGGATGACTTATACCGTAACGCTAAGGAAATAACAGAAAAATTACGCGAGCAAGTAGATGAGTCTATTGGTATTTGGTATGCATCGGATTATCAAATTCTCGCCTCATTTGGGGGAATGCGTCTCTGGTTAGAATATGGCAGAAAAGAAAATAATGATAGAGTTCGTCTACTCACCCCATGTAATTCTAAATGCCTATTTGCAGCCGATCATCCTCTAAGCGTTAAATTCTCAGAACTTGAAGATAAAAAACACAATATCACTAACAAGGTTATTAACGTTAAAGTTAACGTAGCTGCGGCTTTAAACACAGTAACCACCGTAAAACGCTTATTAACTATCTGGCCAGAAGCTAAAGAGCTATTACCGAAAGATCTTGAAAAAGCATCAGTTCAATTGCCCGCACTTAAAGTTGAAAAGCTAAATGAAATTATCGGGTTGCCTGCTGAAGAAGCAGCTTAA
- a CDS encoding DUF2622 domain-containing protein has protein sequence MANFIVRIELYNADYDDYESLHQKMEGIRFYRKIKYPNGKEYDLPNGTYFGVSSQTASQLLESITRISKPLSKLKGPSIFIGAFGDWASSLYPSK, from the coding sequence ATGGCAAATTTTATTGTTCGTATTGAGCTATATAATGCGGATTATGATGATTATGAATCTCTACACCAAAAAATGGAGGGGATACGTTTTTACCGAAAAATCAAATACCCAAATGGCAAAGAGTATGATTTACCAAATGGTACTTATTTTGGGGTAAGCTCACAGACAGCATCTCAATTACTGGAATCAATAACAAGGATATCCAAACCACTCTCAAAACTTAAAGGTCCATCAATATTTATTGGTGCATTTGGTGATTGGGCTTCAAGTCTTTATCCTTCTAAGTAA
- a CDS encoding transcriptional antitermination N peptide: protein MATIKVKKSRKPDFLRGNSANRRHARRKVEAIAIKDIEMQLDSIFQLETKKLNRVEKTLSLSHIPVTRSIEPKFKPSVDNCCLPNVAIFSGVKTKQPSSEFGVTAR, encoded by the coding sequence ATGGCAACTATAAAAGTGAAGAAATCACGCAAACCAGACTTTTTACGTGGTAACTCTGCAAATAGACGTCATGCCAGACGGAAAGTCGAAGCCATTGCAATTAAAGATATTGAGATGCAACTAGACTCAATATTTCAACTAGAAACTAAAAAACTAAACCGCGTTGAAAAGACACTATCACTAAGCCACATTCCTGTGACTAGAAGTATTGAACCTAAATTCAAACCATCAGTAGATAACTGTTGCTTACCTAATGTAGCAATATTTTCAGGAGTTAAAACAAAACAGCCGAGCAGTGAGTTCGGCGTGACGGCGAGATAA